In Rhododendron vialii isolate Sample 1 chromosome 9a, ASM3025357v1, the following are encoded in one genomic region:
- the LOC131301594 gene encoding mogroside IE synthase-like isoform X1, translated as MAGKTHVLVIPYPSQGHINPMLQFSKHLTSKGVKVTLLLTPGAFSTNIQVQANFVNIVCISDGSGQGDEAEGMVAYVERFRAAVSLSLAELIDKQKSSDDDPAKVLVYDSGMPWALEIAQRFGLRGAPFFTQSCAVTAIYHHVYEGNFKLPLEGVMVALPSMPLLETNDLPSFISDTGTYPGLLSLIINQFSNIQKADWLLFNTFDKLEEEVVNWMTSQWPIKTIGPTIPSMYLDRRLENDKDYGLNLFQPGAEACIKWLDTMEKGSVVYASFGSLASLTENQMEEIACGLRNCGSYFLWVVRDSEESKLPRGFVEETSEKGLIVSWCSQVKVLAHRAVGCFMTHCGWNSTLEALSLGVPMVAVPQWTDQATNAKFIVDVWNVGLRVKANDKGIVTGEEIEVSVKEVMEGERGNELRRNAACWKELAKEAVDEGGSSANNIDQFVSEIVQLSSI; from the exons atGGCTGGAAAAACTCATGTTCTAGTCATTCCTTACCCATCACAAGGCCACATAAACCCAATGCTACAATTCTCCAAGCACTTGACTTCAAAAGGTGTGAAGGTCACATTATTACTCACCCCCGGAGCCTTTAGCACCAACATCCAAGTCCAAGCCAACTTCGTGAACATTGTGTGCATTTCCGATGGCTCCGGTCAAGGCGATGAAGCTGAGGGCATGGTCGCCTACGTCGAGCGCTTCAGAGCTGCAGTGTCTCTGAGCTTAGCCGAACTCATCGATAAACAAAAGAGCTCTGACGATGACCCTGCTAAG GTACTCGTGTATGACTCGGGTATGCCATGGGCTCTAGAAATAGCGCAACGCTTCGGCCTCCGTGGAGCTCCATTCTTTACACAATCCTGTGCTGTTACTGCCATCTACCATCATGTGTACGAAGGGAATTTCAAGCTTCCGTTAGAAGGGGTTATGGTTGCGTTGCCTTCGATGCCACTACTGGAGACGAACGACCTTCCGTCTTTCATTTCTGACACGGGCACGTACCCAGGTCTGCTGAGCCTAATTATCAACCAGTTCTCCAATATTCAGAAGGCAGATTGGCTCTTGTTTAACACCTTTGACAAGTTGGAAGAAGAG GTAGTGAACTGGATGACAAGTCAATGGCCTATAAAGACAATAGGGCCAACCATTCCATCAATGTATTTGGACAGGAGGTTGGAGAATGACAAAGACTATGGCCTCAACCTCTTCCAGCCCGGTGCTGAAGCTTGCATTAAATGGCTAGACACGATGGAAAAAGGTTCGGTCGTTTACGCATCGTTCGGGAGCTTGGCGAGCTTAACTGAAAACCAGATGGAGGAAATTGCATGTGGCCTGAGAAACTGCGGCAGCTACTTCTTGTGGGTGGTTAGGGATTCTGAAGAGAGCAAGCTTCCCCGCGGTTTCGTGGAAGAAACATCAGAGAAAG GTCTAATTGTCAGCTGGTGTTCTCAAGTCAAAGTCTTGGCTCACCGGGCGGTGGGGTGTTTCATGACTCACTGCGGTTGGAACTCAACGCTCGAGGCTCTAAGCTTGGGGGTTCCCATGGTGGCTGTGCCACAGTGGACGGATCAAGCGACCAATGCGAAGTTTATTGTGGATGTGTGGAATGTAGGGTTGAGGGTAAAGGCCAATGACAAAGGTATTGTTACTGGAGAAGAGATAGAAGTGAGTGTAAAAGAAGTCATGGAGGGAGAAAGAgggaatgagcttagaaggaaTGCTGCTTGTTGGAAAGAATTGGCCAAAGAGGCAGTTGATGAAGGTGGAAGCTCTGCTAACAACATTGATCAATTTGTTTCAGAAATTGTGCAACTAAGTAGTATCTGA
- the LOC131301594 gene encoding mogroside IE synthase-like isoform X2, protein MAGKTHVLVIPYPSQGHINPMLQFSKHLTSKGVKVTLLLTPGAFSTNIQVQANFVNIVCISDGSGQGDEAEGMVAYVERFRAAVSLSLAELIDKQKSSDDDPAKVLVYDSGMPWALEIAQRFGLRGAPFFTQSCAVTAIYHHVYEGNFKLPLEGVMVALPSMPLLETNDLPSFISDTGTYPGLLSLIINQFSNIQKADWLLFNTFDKLEEEVLNWMTSQWPIKTIGPTIPSMYLDRRLENDKDYGLNLFQPGAEACIKWLDTMEKGSVVYASFGSLASLTENQMEEIACGLRNCGSYFLWVVRDSEESKLPRGFVEETSEKGLIVSWCSQVKVLAHRAVGCFMTHCGWNSTLEALSLGVPMVAVPQWTDQATNAKFIVDVWNVGLRVKANDKGIVTGEEIEVSVKEVMEGERGNELRRNAACWKELAKEAVDEGGSSANNIDQFVSEIVQLSSI, encoded by the exons atGGCTGGAAAAACTCATGTTCTAGTCATTCCTTACCCATCACAAGGCCACATAAACCCAATGCTACAATTCTCCAAGCACTTGACTTCAAAAGGTGTGAAGGTCACATTATTACTCACCCCCGGAGCCTTTAGCACCAACATCCAAGTCCAAGCCAACTTCGTGAACATTGTGTGCATTTCCGATGGCTCCGGTCAAGGCGATGAAGCTGAGGGCATGGTCGCCTACGTCGAGCGCTTCAGAGCTGCAGTGTCTCTGAGCTTAGCCGAACTCATCGATAAACAAAAGAGCTCTGACGATGACCCTGCTAAG GTACTCGTGTATGACTCGGGTATGCCATGGGCTCTAGAAATAGCGCAACGCTTCGGCCTCCGTGGAGCTCCATTCTTTACACAATCCTGTGCTGTTACTGCCATCTACCATCATGTGTACGAAGGGAATTTCAAGCTTCCGTTAGAAGGGGTTATGGTTGCGTTGCCTTCGATGCCACTACTGGAGACGAACGACCTTCCGTCTTTCATTTCTGACACGGGCACGTACCCAGGTCTGCTGAGCCTAATTATCAACCAGTTCTCCAATATTCAGAAGGCAGATTGGCTCTTGTTTAACACCTTTGACAAGTTGGAAGAAGAGGTAT TGAACTGGATGACAAGTCAATGGCCTATAAAGACAATAGGGCCAACCATTCCATCAATGTATTTGGACAGGAGGTTGGAGAATGACAAAGACTATGGCCTCAACCTCTTCCAGCCCGGTGCTGAAGCTTGCATTAAATGGCTAGACACGATGGAAAAAGGTTCGGTCGTTTACGCATCGTTCGGGAGCTTGGCGAGCTTAACTGAAAACCAGATGGAGGAAATTGCATGTGGCCTGAGAAACTGCGGCAGCTACTTCTTGTGGGTGGTTAGGGATTCTGAAGAGAGCAAGCTTCCCCGCGGTTTCGTGGAAGAAACATCAGAGAAAG GTCTAATTGTCAGCTGGTGTTCTCAAGTCAAAGTCTTGGCTCACCGGGCGGTGGGGTGTTTCATGACTCACTGCGGTTGGAACTCAACGCTCGAGGCTCTAAGCTTGGGGGTTCCCATGGTGGCTGTGCCACAGTGGACGGATCAAGCGACCAATGCGAAGTTTATTGTGGATGTGTGGAATGTAGGGTTGAGGGTAAAGGCCAATGACAAAGGTATTGTTACTGGAGAAGAGATAGAAGTGAGTGTAAAAGAAGTCATGGAGGGAGAAAGAgggaatgagcttagaaggaaTGCTGCTTGTTGGAAAGAATTGGCCAAAGAGGCAGTTGATGAAGGTGGAAGCTCTGCTAACAACATTGATCAATTTGTTTCAGAAATTGTGCAACTAAGTAGTATCTGA
- the LOC131301582 gene encoding uncharacterized protein LOC131301582, whose protein sequence is MLQHRGLDSPDEQKSLASTSSRAWIPLQSSRDQLINAGVVQPSEFPRLTHPSVDDSAVVGRNDDVSMVRDMSLGSGAEDDLSVVAIVGMAGLGKDNPSLLSYSTKTRRLLNEMMQSLTGDKSETPNIERLVRKLDEELNGKKYLLVLDDVGTQDITINKNELIQLCMGLGYLHPFTGSDFKMEDLESSCLTLETSEVKNHQDVQHLSLNLGEETRLVETPMKKLPISMRKFIHLRYFDLSNTKIEKLPNFITSLYNLETLRLPSSLQELPKEIHKLVSLRHLCMDEREINLKVFQPMIGHLTSLQTLPCFVVDEDMGHRIEELGSLN, encoded by the exons atgctACAACATCGTGGTTTAGACTCTCCGGATGAACAGAAATCTTTAGCCAGCACTTCATCTCGAGCCTGGATACCTCTTCAG TCCAGCAGAGATCAGCTCATAAATGCTGGTGTTGTTCAGCCTAGTGAATTCCCAAGGCTGACTCACCCCTCTGTAGATGATTCAGCAGTTGTGGGAAGGAATGATGACGTCTCTATGGTGAGAGACATGTCACTTGGCTCTGGCGCAGAAGATGATTTATCTGTCGTTGCCATTGTAGGAATGGCTGGGCTAGGGAAAGACAACCCTAGCTTGCTTAGCTACTCTACAAAGACAAGAAG GCTATTGAATGAGATGATGCAATCTCTAACAGGCGATAAATCTGAGACACCAAACATTGAACGATTAGTAAGAAAACTTGACGAGGAactaaatggaaaaaaatatctCCTTGTATTGGATGATGTTGGAacacaa GACATTACCATCAATAAGAATGAGTTGATTCAACTTTGTATGGGTCTAGGATATCTTCATCCTTTTACAGGAAGCGACTTTAAAATGGAAGATTTAG AGAGCAGTTGTTTGACTTTGGAAACTAGTGAAGTTAAGAACCATCAAGATGTTCAGCATCTGTCATTGAACCTTGGGGAAGAAACAAG GTTAGTTGAAACCCCTATGAAAAAGTTGCCAATTTCAATGCGCAAGTTCATACATTTGAGGTATTTTGACTTGTCaaacacaaaaattgaaaaactaccCAACTTTATCACCAGTCTCTACAATTTGGAAACGCTGCGTTTGCCATCGTCTCTACAAGAGCTTCCAAAAGAAATCCATAAGTTGGTTAGCTTGAGACATCTATGTATGGATGAAAGAGAAATTAATTTGAAGGTGTTTCAACCGATGATAGGGCATTTGACTTCTTTGCAGACATTACCATGCTTTGTTGTGGATGAGGATATGGGCCATAGGATTGAAGAGTTGGGAAGCTTAAACTAG